A stretch of the Streptomyces sp. NBC_00654 genome encodes the following:
- a CDS encoding carbohydrate-binding module family 20 domain-containing protein, protein MARRPLSAALALVAGAAVLAVPAQLGAAGAAQAAGPGDKDVTAVMFEWKFDSIARACTDSLGPAGYGFVQVSPPQEHIQGGQWWTSYQPVSYRIAGRLGDRAAFANMVSTCHGAGVKVVADSVINHMSAGSGTGTGGSSYSKYDYPGLYSVNDMNDCQSPITDYGDRGNVQNCELVGLADLDTGEDYVRGRIAGYLNDLLSLGVDGFRIDAAKHMPAGDLAAIKSRLNNPGVYWKQEAIYGGGEAVSPSEYLGTGDVQEFRYARGLKQTFLNENLANLKNYGEGWGFMESGKSAVFVDNHDTERNGETLTYKNGADYTLASVFMLAWPYGSPDVHSGYEWSDKDAGPPNGGQVNACYSDGWKCQHAWREISSMVGFRNAARGQGVSNWWDDGGDRIAFGRGSKAYVAINHEGSALTRTFQTSLPAGDYCDIQSGNGVTVNGSGQFTATLGSNTAVALHAGARTCSGGGTGPTDPGTGQSGASFGVNAITQPGQNIYVTGDQQALGAWDPAKALKLDPATYPVWKLDVDLGAGTSFAYKYLRKEASGNVTWENGANRTATVPASGRSALTGDVWRG, encoded by the coding sequence ATGGCACGCAGACCGCTGTCCGCGGCGCTCGCCCTCGTGGCGGGCGCCGCCGTCCTCGCCGTACCCGCCCAACTCGGCGCCGCAGGCGCCGCGCAGGCCGCCGGGCCGGGCGACAAGGACGTCACCGCCGTGATGTTCGAGTGGAAGTTCGACTCCATAGCCAGGGCCTGTACGGACTCCCTGGGTCCGGCGGGCTACGGCTTCGTCCAGGTCTCGCCGCCCCAGGAGCACATCCAGGGCGGCCAGTGGTGGACCTCGTACCAGCCCGTCAGCTACCGGATCGCCGGGCGGCTCGGTGACCGCGCCGCCTTCGCGAACATGGTCAGCACCTGTCACGGCGCGGGCGTCAAGGTCGTGGCCGACTCGGTCATCAACCACATGTCGGCCGGTTCCGGCACGGGCACCGGCGGGTCCTCGTACTCCAAGTACGACTACCCGGGCCTGTACTCGGTCAACGACATGAACGACTGCCAGTCGCCGATCACCGACTACGGCGACCGCGGCAACGTACAGAACTGCGAACTCGTCGGCCTGGCCGACCTGGACACCGGCGAGGACTACGTACGCGGCAGGATCGCCGGGTACCTCAACGACCTGCTCTCCCTCGGCGTCGACGGCTTCCGGATCGACGCGGCCAAGCACATGCCCGCCGGTGACCTCGCGGCCATCAAGTCGCGGCTGAACAACCCCGGTGTCTACTGGAAGCAGGAGGCCATCTACGGCGGCGGCGAGGCCGTCTCGCCCTCCGAGTACCTCGGCACCGGCGACGTCCAGGAATTCCGCTACGCCCGGGGCCTCAAGCAGACGTTCCTCAACGAGAACCTCGCCAACCTCAAGAACTACGGCGAGGGCTGGGGCTTCATGGAGTCGGGCAAGTCGGCGGTCTTCGTCGACAACCACGACACCGAGCGCAACGGCGAGACGCTGACCTACAAGAACGGCGCCGACTACACCCTCGCCAGCGTGTTCATGCTGGCCTGGCCCTACGGCTCCCCGGACGTCCACTCCGGCTACGAGTGGTCCGACAAGGACGCCGGACCGCCCAACGGCGGTCAGGTGAACGCCTGTTACAGCGACGGCTGGAAGTGCCAGCACGCCTGGCGCGAGATCTCCTCCATGGTCGGCTTCCGCAACGCCGCACGGGGCCAGGGCGTCTCGAACTGGTGGGACGACGGTGGCGACCGGATCGCGTTCGGCCGGGGCTCGAAGGCGTACGTCGCCATCAACCACGAGGGCTCCGCCCTGACCCGTACGTTCCAGACCTCGCTGCCCGCCGGTGACTACTGCGACATCCAGTCCGGCAACGGCGTCACCGTCAACGGATCGGGCCAGTTCACCGCCACCCTGGGATCCAACACCGCCGTCGCCCTGCACGCGGGCGCCCGCACCTGCTCCGGCGGCGGCACGGGCCCGACCGACCCCGGTACGGGGCAGTCCGGCGCCTCCTTCGGCGTCAACGCCATCACCCAGCCGGGCCAGAACATCTACGTCACCGGTGACCAGCAGGCCCTCGGCGCCTGGGACCCCGCGAAGGCGCTGAAGCTCGACCCGGCCACGTATCCCGTCTGGAAGCTCGATGTGGACCTGGGCGCCGGTACGTCCTTCGCGTACAAGTACCTCCGCAAGGAGGCGAGCGGCAACGTCACCTGGGAGAACGGCGCCAACCGCACCGCCACCGTCCCGGCCTCCGGCAGGTCGGCGCTGACCGGCGACGTCTGGCGCGGCTGA
- a CDS encoding LacI family DNA-binding transcriptional regulator: MVDGVTLPAPRTGAAPRLSDIAGQAEVSEATVSRVLNGKPGVADTTRQRVLAALDILGYERPVRLRQRSAGLIGLVTPELTNPIFPAFAQSVEQVLAGHGYTPVLCTQLPGGATEDELVEQLVERGVGGIVFLSGLHADLSADPARYAALTERGVPFVLINGYNERISAPFVSPDDSAAVRMAVGHLADLGHRRIGLAIGPQRYVPSRRKRDGFLDASVSVLGLSRAEAELLVCSTLFSVEGGQVAAGALLDLGCTGIVCGSDLMALGVVRAARGRGLDVPRDVSVVGFDDSQLIAFTDPPLTTVRQPVQAMAAAAVGALLEEIGGSPVQRTEYVFQPELVVRGSTAAVVRAG, from the coding sequence GTGGTGGACGGTGTGACCCTGCCCGCGCCCAGGACCGGTGCGGCCCCCCGGCTCTCCGACATCGCCGGACAGGCCGAGGTCAGCGAGGCGACCGTGAGCCGGGTGCTCAACGGGAAGCCGGGCGTCGCGGACACCACGCGTCAGCGGGTGCTCGCGGCGCTCGACATCCTCGGCTACGAACGGCCCGTACGGCTGCGGCAGCGCAGCGCGGGCCTGATCGGGCTGGTGACACCCGAACTCACCAACCCGATCTTCCCGGCGTTCGCGCAGTCCGTCGAACAGGTCCTGGCCGGGCACGGCTACACCCCCGTGCTCTGCACCCAGCTGCCGGGCGGCGCCACCGAGGACGAGCTCGTCGAGCAGCTCGTCGAACGGGGCGTCGGCGGCATCGTGTTCCTCTCCGGGCTGCACGCCGACCTGTCGGCGGACCCGGCACGGTACGCCGCGCTCACCGAGCGCGGCGTACCGTTCGTCCTGATCAACGGCTACAACGAACGGATCAGCGCCCCGTTCGTCTCGCCCGACGACTCCGCCGCCGTGCGGATGGCCGTCGGGCATCTGGCCGACCTCGGGCACCGCAGGATCGGCCTGGCCATCGGACCGCAGCGCTATGTGCCCTCGCGCCGCAAGCGCGACGGCTTCCTCGACGCGTCGGTCTCGGTGCTGGGTCTGTCCCGCGCCGAGGCCGAACTCCTGGTGTGCTCCACGCTGTTCAGCGTGGAGGGCGGCCAGGTCGCGGCGGGCGCCCTGCTCGACCTGGGCTGTACCGGCATCGTCTGCGGCAGCGACCTGATGGCGCTCGGCGTGGTGCGGGCGGCCCGGGGGAGGGGGCTCGACGTACCGCGCGACGTCTCGGTCGTCGGCTTCGACGACTCGCAGCTGATCGCGTTCACCGACCCGCCGCTGACCACCGTGCGCCAGCCGGTGCAGGCGATGGCGGCGGCGGCGGTGGGCGCGCTGCTGGAGGAGATCGGCGGGAGCCCGGTGCAGCGCACGGAGTACGTGTTCCAGCCGGAGCTGGTGGTACGGGGGTCGACCGCGGCGGTGGTACGCGCCGGGTGA
- a CDS encoding glycoside hydrolase family 13 protein: MTQHLAAPSTGTSDDAPGHRTGWWQDAVIYQVYPRSFADGNGDGMGDLAGVTARLPYLRDLGVDAVWLSPFYASPQADAGYDVADYRAIDPMFGSLLDADALIRDAHDLGLRIIVDLVPNHSSDRHEWFRRALAEGPGSALRDRYHFRPGKGENGELPPNDWESIFGGPAWTRTTGPDGTPGDWYLHLFAPEQPDFNWEHPAVADEFRSILRFWLDMGVDGFRVDVAHGLVKAEGLPDLGGHDQLKLLGNDVMPFFDQDGVHEIYRSWRTILDEYPGERIAVAEAWTPTVERTANYVRPDEMHQAFNFQYLSTAWDAAELRKVIDTSLDAMRPVGAPTTWVLSNHDVTRHSTRFANPPGLGTQIRTAGDRELGLRRARAATLLMLALPGSAYVYQGEELGLPDVTDLPDEVRQDPSFFRAQGQDGFRDGCRVPIPWTREGSSYGFGSGGSWLPQPAGWGELSIEAQAGVEGSTLELYRSAIAARREHPGLGAGTAVEWLEAPEGVLVFGRPGFVCTVNTTGTPVRMAARGSVLLSSAPVTVDGAEAVLPADSTVWWTV, from the coding sequence ATGACCCAGCACCTCGCTGCCCCCTCCACCGGCACGTCCGACGACGCCCCGGGCCACCGCACCGGCTGGTGGCAGGACGCGGTGATCTACCAGGTCTATCCACGCAGCTTCGCCGACGGCAACGGCGACGGCATGGGCGATCTCGCAGGCGTCACCGCCCGGCTCCCGTACCTCAGGGACCTCGGCGTCGACGCCGTCTGGCTCAGCCCCTTCTACGCGTCGCCGCAGGCCGACGCGGGCTACGACGTCGCCGACTACCGGGCCATCGACCCGATGTTCGGCAGCCTCCTGGACGCCGACGCCCTGATCCGCGACGCCCATGACCTGGGCCTGCGCATCATCGTGGACCTGGTGCCCAACCACTCCTCCGACCGGCACGAGTGGTTCAGGCGCGCCCTGGCCGAGGGCCCCGGCTCCGCCCTGCGCGACCGCTACCACTTCCGGCCCGGCAAGGGCGAGAACGGCGAACTCCCGCCCAACGACTGGGAGTCCATCTTCGGCGGCCCCGCCTGGACCCGGACCACCGGCCCCGACGGCACCCCCGGCGACTGGTACCTCCACCTGTTCGCCCCCGAGCAGCCCGACTTCAACTGGGAACACCCGGCCGTCGCCGACGAGTTCCGCTCGATCCTGCGCTTCTGGCTCGACATGGGCGTCGACGGCTTCCGCGTCGACGTCGCCCACGGTCTCGTCAAGGCCGAGGGCCTGCCGGACCTCGGCGGCCACGACCAGCTCAAGCTGCTCGGCAACGACGTCATGCCGTTCTTCGACCAGGACGGCGTGCACGAGATCTACCGCAGCTGGCGCACCATCCTGGACGAGTACCCCGGCGAGCGGATCGCCGTCGCCGAGGCCTGGACCCCCACCGTCGAGCGCACCGCCAACTATGTGCGCCCCGACGAGATGCACCAGGCCTTCAACTTCCAGTACCTGTCCACCGCCTGGGACGCCGCCGAGCTCCGCAAGGTCATCGACACCTCGCTGGACGCGATGCGGCCGGTCGGCGCCCCCACCACCTGGGTGCTCTCCAACCACGATGTCACCCGGCACTCCACCCGCTTCGCCAACCCGCCCGGCCTCGGCACCCAGATCCGTACCGCGGGAGACCGCGAGCTCGGCCTGCGCCGGGCCCGCGCGGCGACGCTGCTGATGCTGGCCCTGCCCGGCTCCGCCTACGTCTACCAGGGCGAGGAGCTCGGCCTGCCCGACGTCACGGACCTGCCCGACGAGGTCCGCCAGGACCCGTCGTTCTTCCGCGCGCAGGGCCAGGACGGCTTCCGCGACGGGTGCCGGGTGCCGATCCCGTGGACCCGCGAGGGCAGCTCGTACGGCTTCGGCAGCGGCGGCAGCTGGCTGCCGCAGCCCGCCGGCTGGGGCGAGCTCTCCATCGAGGCTCAGGCCGGCGTGGAGGGCTCCACGCTGGAGCTGTACCGCTCCGCGATCGCCGCCCGCCGCGAACACCCGGGACTCGGTGCGGGGACCGCGGTCGAGTGGCTGGAGGCCCCCGAGGGCGTCCTGGTCTTCGGCCGGCCCGGCTTCGTCTGCACCGTCAACACCACCGGCACCCCGGTACGGATGGCGGCCCGCGGCAGCGTGCTGCTGTCCAGCGCCCCGGTGACCGTCGACGGCGCCGAGGCCGTCCTGCCCGCGGACAGCACCGTGTGGTGGACGGTGTGA